The Candidatus Nomurabacteria bacterium genomic sequence CATTGTTAATGTTCGTCGCCACAATCCTAGTATTTATGATAAAGGAAAAGGAACTCAAGGCAGCTTCTCCCGATCAAGCACCAGGCGTTGCGTAGTAGAACAAATGAATAGCTTAAAAACCTCTCCGTGCAAAATGGGGAGGTTTTTAAATTGAAATTAACGCTTGCGCTTTAAACAGATTGATTGCGTAGCCATAAGCATGACCCCTGTTAATTGTATTGACACGAAAGCCTCCAACTGCTAAGATTGTCTATGTGTTTCGCGCCAAAAACGAACAATAGTAATTAAAGGTCGAGAGTGGCGCGAAGATAAGTGTGTTAGAAAGTAAGGGAGTAAATAAACCTCATGCCAATAGCCATCAAGTTTGTCGCCAGTCGGCGCAAGCAGATAGCAGTGGATGTGGTGCCTGCCGAATGGCAACTGTATATCGCTCATTAAAAAGGAAGGGCATACCCTTCCAATCATCTATCGAAGTGAATTCGACAGATGATTTCCATCCCCTGAAGGCCATGCCAGGCATGGCTGCTCTAAGCAAAGACTGCTGAGAGACGAGGGCTAAAGTAGAATAAAAACCGCTCCAAGGCACCGGAGCGGTTTTCATTTGATACGAGAACGGTTACTTGAGAGCTTCGTCGATAGCCTTCTTTAGTTCGCTACCGTTACCATTTATGATACTTGAAGCGACCTTGTCGGAAACGGTGGTGCCGTTTAAGACAAATGTTGGTGTACCGGATACCTTTGCTTTGTTGCCGAGTGCCATGTCAAAAGTGATTTTCTTGTTGACGTTGTTTGCGCCCATGTCTGATTTGAATTTGTCGATGTTTGCTATGCCGAGCTGTTTGGCATAGTTGACGAAAAAGCCGGTTCGCTTGTCAATGGAAGCGCTCGACCAGTCATTTTGAGTCTCATATAATTTATCGTGCATTTCCCAGTACTTGCCCTGAAGTCCGGCTGCTTCGGCCGCTGCGGCTGCCGCCCTAGCATTCGGGTGCATAGTCGCAAGCGGGTAGTTGCGGAACACGAAGGTGATCTTCGATGCGTACTCAGAAGTAACTGATTTTACTTGCGGGAAGGCCTGTCCACAGTATGGGCATTCGAAGTCGCCGTATTCGACGAGAAGGACTTTGCCGTCTTTTTTGTCGAGTACGTGATCGGCGATATTGCCATTCGACGCGCTCGCAGACTGTATTTTGTTTTGGTCGATCTTGTCGACGTTGATTTTGTCTTTTTGCGATACAAAAATAAGCCCACCTAGGACCGCAACGCAAATGACAGTAAATATGATCCAAGTTTTTTTACTCACGAGATTCCTCCACTGGCTCAGGGCCGATTAACTCTCTCCATTATATAGTATAGTTAACGTATGACAACGCTTTCGCTAATATTATGGTTCATCGTGCTGGTCTTGATGCTGGTGGTGCTTTCTATTCGGCCACAGCGTACGCGACATAGTTGGTCGGAACTCAACCGACGGGGTGATAAATCGACGATACGGCGCGAACGACTACTAGGCGACGTCATGGCTCTAAGACGAGTGACTGTGGGGCTGCTTCTTGTTTGTCTGCTACTACTAGGTATGGCCATGTGGCAGGTGATGGGCATTGTAGTCGTTGTTGGTGCATGGTTAGTAGCCGGTGCTGCTGCGAGATTGCAGCTATTGCATTCATTGGCTATGAAGCTTTACGCGCTACTGGAGCCGCAATTGCTAATGTTTGTTGAAAAGGTGCCGCTACTAGGTCAGCTATTTCGCGTCGACAAGTACGTGCCGCATGACCAGAGGCTAGAGTCGGTTGAGCACCTACTCCAATTAGTAGATAGTTCAGGGCACGTCCTGACAGATGATCAGCGCGATATGGTTCGGCGGGGCGTCAATTGGCATACGACGGCAGTCGGATCAATCATGGTTTCGGTAAAAGACATTATGAGCGTTAAGTACAATGAACTGCTTGGTCCGCTTGTGCTCGATGATTTGCATCGTAGCGGGCACAATCGATTCCCGGTGTTTCGCGGGTCAATCGACAACATTATAGGCATACTTGATATTACTGACCTTCTGGAAGTAAGCGCTACAAAACGATCGGAAACTGCTGAACAGACCATGTCATCTGATGTACTGAGAATTGAGTTTGACGAACCGCTACCTGCAGCTATGGCGTTGCTGCAAAAGAGCCATCGGCACATGCTGATCGTGGTAGATGAGGGCGGACGGACGGCCGGATTGGTGACTCTCGCGGACATCGCAGGTTCGTTACTTGGCAAAAACAGAGGCTAGAGCCTGTCAAAGAACTCAGTATTCTACCTATAAACCGTGTATTTTCGGTCGGATAACAGCCTGTAGTTTCGCGAGGTAGCTACGGCTACCTCTTGTCGCTTCAGGCTATTCCCAACTCGAAAATATACAGTTTCGGTGACATAAGAGTTCTTAGATAGGCTCTAAAATGTTAAAATAACAAGATATGACACGAACACTATCTACTGATACGACAGGAAAAATTGGAGAAAACATAGAAGTAAGCGGTTGGGTTAATAGTCGCCGCGATCACGGCGGGCTTATTTTTGTTGATCTTCGTGACCATACTGGCATTGTTCAGCTAGTCATAAATCCTGAAAGTTCAGAGGCATTTTCTCTGGCCGAAACCATTCGCGACGAGTACGTTGTTACGGCGCGTGGCATCGTAAAGGAACGCGACGATAGTCTGAAGAATCCCCATATTTCCACCGGCGGAATCGAGATTGTGGTAAATGAGTTACGGCTGTTGAATAAATCAGAACCGCTACCTGTCAATGTGCATGACGACGGTCAGCAGTCTGGTGAGGAATTGCGACTGAAGTATCGCTTCTTGGACTTGCGAAGGCCAAAGATGCAGAATCTTCTGAAAGAGCGCGCGGAATATTACAAGGCCCTTCGTTCGTATATGGATGAAAACGATTTTACGGAAGTAACAACGCCGATTCTAGCAAACTCTAGCCCGGAAGGTGCCCGTGATTTTCTGGTACCATCACGAGTGCATCCTGGTAAATTTTACGCTCTACCGCAGGCTCCACAGCAATTTAAGCAATTACTGATGGTCGGCGGCGTGTCTCGCTACTACCAAATTGCGACATGTTTCCGCGACGAAGATCCACGAGCGGATCGTTTGTACGGAGATTTTTATCAGCTCGATCTTGAAATGGCATTTGTAGAAGATGGCAACGGAGTACGATCGACTATGGAACCGCTCATTACGCGACTAGTGACGGATTTTGCTAAAAAGGAATTTGTAAATGCTGAACCAGACGGCACCGTGAAGCGTCTGTCGTACCAGGACTCAATCGAGACGTATGGCTCAGACAAGCCAGACCTGCGTTTTGATATGAAGCTTGTTGAGCTAAACGACGCGTTAGCGAATACCGAGTTTGGCGTATTTAAGAATGCCGAGGTGGTCAAGGCGATTTGCGTTAAGGGTGGAGCACAGCTAAGCCGTTCGCAAATCGATGGTTTTACCGAAATTGCCAAGTCTGAAGGTGCTGGCGGTTTGGCGTATATTACATACGAAAACGGCGAAGCAAAATCGCCAATCGCGAAGTTTTTGACTGGAGATGAATTGGCTGCTATCAAGGATCGGACCGGTGCTGACGACGGCGATGCCGTGTTCTTTGGTGCCGATACTCGCAAGACAGTTAACAAAGTACTTGGTCGTTTGCGTAGCGAATTCGCTGATCATTTTGGCCTGAAGGATCCAAATAAAGTAGCACTTGCATGGATTGTTGATTTTCCGTTTTATGAGCGTGATGAAAAAACGGGCAAGTTAGACTTTGGTCACAATCCGTTTAGTATGCCAAAGGGCGGACTAGAAGCTATCCGCGGCGACGACAAAGAATCAATTCTTGCCGATCAGTACGACATGGTCATGAACGGCTACGAAATTTGCTCCGGTGCCGTGCGTAACTATGCACCCGATGTTATGTATGAAGCATTTGCTGCTGTCGGTTATGAAAAAGGTCATGTCGATGATCGTTTTGGTGCGATGATCAACGCGTTTAAATACGGTGCGCCGCCGCACGCAGGTTGCGCGTTCGGTATCGACCGTATCTTTATGGTGCTTATGGGTGAAGAAAACATACGCGAAGTAGTGGCATTTCCAAAGAATGGCTCGGGCGTAGATGCCATGATGGACTCACCAAGTGTGGTTGACGCTGCGCAACTTCAAGAGTTGTCCATATCGGTGAATGAAAACGAGTAGTTGTTATACTAACAACGTATGATGTTTAGTTAACAACACAATAGAAGTCTAATAAACGCTATAATAGAAGTATGACTGACAGTACAGCTATCATCATTCTTCTGACCACGGCCGTTATATTGCTGTCGGTAATCGTAGTCGTGTTTCTCGGTGTCGTAACATTGTTGCTGTTTCGAGTTAATCGAATCATCAAGCACGTTGAAAGTGTCAGCAAAAATGTTGCAGAGGCTTCGGCGTGGTTTACGCCAGGCAAATTATTCAGTACGGTATTGGATTTATTTAATCGCGATTAACTCTAAGGAGGTACGATATGTCAAAACTATTTAAACTAACTATTGCGTCGATTGCTGGTTTTGCAGCTGGTATTTTGCTTGCACCAAAAAGCGGTAAAGAAACGCGAGCAGACTTGAAAAAGAAGGCCGACGAGGCAAAGAAAAAGGCCGCTCAAAAGGCAGACATGCTGAAAGATGCTGCTGATGAGAGCAAAGATACGCTTAAACATGGTGCAGACAGCGCTAGTAAAGAAGCTGTTGAATTTGGTCGTAGTGCCAAAGCTACTGCAGAGCGTATAGCCGCAGAGGCTGCCGAGTTAGGTGGTGAGGCTCGCACTCGAGCTCGTCGTGTAGCTGAAGAAGCAAAGAAGACTGCGTCGACCATACAAAAGGACGCCAAAGAACACTTACGATAAACCGATACATACTGGATAAGAGCGTCCAAGTAATTGGGCGCTCTTGCGTTAGGATTGACAAAAACCACGACAAGTATTAAAATAGGCGACAATCCAGACGCAACACTGCGTTGGAAGAACCGAGAGGATGTGAGTAACATGAGTCAGTCGACTCTGGACCGTGATCTTCAATCAGGGACGAGTAACAAGACGTATGAAACCGTGGTGATTGACGACCAGATCGTAGACCTCAAAGCAAATCAAACCGTTGAGTTTGCAGTTGATGACGAAACGACGATTTGTGTCGTCACCCGCACGGGTAAGAGGGGCGACCCTCGAATCTTCGAACGTCTTCCGCTTCATGGTGACCTGCAGCAATATGTCGTCGTGCCGGCACGCGTCGTTTTAACGAACGGCAAGCCGTATCATGGTGACAGATACACAGCAGTTGGCTATTGCGAGCGACTTCGAAAGCTGATTTTCCTTCACGATGCAATCGACAAATGGAGCACCAGAGAGATTGTGTCATGGGCGGTGTACCGTTCCGACGGTCCATCAAAACAACACGATCTGGGCATCAAAGAGATTCGTGTTGTTCCGCTCGAAAGCAAGGAATCAAGTGTCTCTAGCTGACGACAAGTCCCCGTAATGGCAAATCTGTCATTACGGGGACCTCAACTCTTCCTCTCGGTTCTATATAATTCTTTATAAACCAGCTTGACTGGTTATTCATTTGGCCGACGAACCGGTTATGCTTCAAGAGGCTTAGTGTCGATACGCTCGTATGTGGTGTCAATATTTTTAGCAATCATTGAAACCATACGGTCAACCATAGCCTTGCCGATGTCGGACAAGATTGCATCGTGGGTCGGAAAGGCTCGTTGCGGCTTAACGGTCTGTAGGAACTCGAATGTTTCGCTAATTTTTAGCCACGGCGCGGCTACGGGTAGGGCAAGTATTTCGACGGGCTTGTTCGGAACAGTGAATGAATCGCCTGGGTAATATAGTCGTTCATTAATCATGACGCCAAGATTTGCAAACGTTGGCCAGCTTTCGGCAATAATCGCGTGTTTGCCGCCAACGAATTCGAGAGTAAAGTTATCCATTGTAAGTTTGTCGCCTGCGTTTACTATTTTGGTTTTGAACTCAGTAAGTTTGGCCGCGACATCTGGGTGGGCCATGACGATAGTTTCGGGGTTCTTGTCGAATATTTGTTGCAAGTGCGCCGCAGTCATGTGATCGGCGTGTTCATGTGTAATGACGATACCGATAACATTGTCAGGAATCACAAGATCTGAACTATATTCGCCGGGATCAACGATTAATGATTTATTGTCATTTTCTACGACAAAACAAGCGTGTCCGAATTTGGTAATTTTCATTAGGCATGCTCCTCCTCTTTGAAATACTGCTTGTATGCATTTCGTGCTTTTACAATCTTCGGTTCGATAACAATCGAGCAGTAGCCATTGCCGGGATTATTGTTGAAATAATCCTGGTGGTAGTTTTCGGCGGGGTAAAACATGTTCAATGGTTTGACTTCTGTAACAATCGGATTGTTCCAGTGCTTTTTGGCACGCTCTATTGCCGATTTAAATGCTTCTTTTTGTGAATCATCAGCGTAAAACATAGCTGAACGATATTGTGTGCCGATGTCGTTGCCTTGTTGATTGAGTGTCGTAGGGTCGTGAATCAAAAAAAACAAATCGAGTATGACGTCACCCGGGACGATGGACTCATCGAACGTCACCTCTACTGATTCAGCGTGACCGGTTGAGCCAAGCGATACTTGGTCGTAAGTTGGCGTAGGTAAATCGCCGCCAGTATAGCCACTGACGACGTTTTCTACACCTTTAATCCGACGATAGACGGCGTCCAGACACCAGAAGCAACCGCCTGCAAGAGTATAAGTAGTCATAATACAAGTATACTGGTATTTATGAATCATGACGAATTTCAGAGGTTTATCCGCCAGCAGGGCGAGGAGCGATATCGTGATATGCCTTGGCGGCGCGACACACGACCGTATTATGTGTTGGTGAGCGAACTGATGCTACAACAGACACAGGTTGATCGCGTGATTCCTAAATTTGAAAATTTTATAGCAGAGTTTCCCGACGAGCAAACTTTGGCCATTTCGCCACTGGCTAACGTGCTTCGACTTTGGCAGGGGCTTGGCTATAATCGCCGTGCGAAATTTCTGCATGAATCGGCAAAGAGAATCGTTGAGCTTGGTAGTTTTCCTACAGACGAAGCGGGTCTGGTGGCTTTGCCTGGCGTCGGAAAAAACACGGCAGGTGCGGTTATGGCGTATGCATATAATCAGCCAGCGATTTTCATAGAGACTAATGTTCGTGCGGTTTACATACATCATTTTTTCAGTAATAGCGAGCTAGTCGACGATAAGGACATTCACGAGCTTTTGGTTCAGACGATCGATCAAGAACGTCCACGCGAATTCTATTGGGCACTGATGGACTATGGAAGTTATTTAAAAAAACAAGGCGTTACGCCAGAACGAAGCCGTCATTATAAAAAGCAGTCGCCACTAAAAGGTAGCGTACGTGAAGTTCGCGGACGCATTATAGCGGAACTTATCACAAGAGACCTTACGTTTGATCGGCTACGGCGAATTGTTGGTGACGATGGACGTTTTGAGCTGGCGCTTGACGGTTTAACTCACGACGGACTGGTGGTGAGAAACGGCAATCAGATTCATTTGACCGCGTAGTGATCATAAGGGATAATAGAGGACAATGAAATTGAAAGCCTTGAGCCTTATCACAGGGGTAGTCGCCATCACCTTAGTGGGTATTGTGCCTGTGTTTGCTCAATCTACAACAACCATGACAGATTCGCACATCGCGAAGATCAAAATGAACTGCCAGACAGCGCGTGCGTCGCTGAGTCAGATTCACGCCAATGACGCACCTGTTTACATTAATCGTAATCAGACGTATTTTTCGATAGGCGACAAGATGATGGCAACGCTGAACAGTCGCTTGTCG encodes the following:
- a CDS encoding DsbA family protein, encoding MSKKTWIIFTVICVAVLGGLIFVSQKDKINVDKIDQNKIQSASASNGNIADHVLDKKDGKVLLVEYGDFECPYCGQAFPQVKSVTSEYASKITFVFRNYPLATMHPNARAAAAAAEAAGLQGKYWEMHDKLYETQNDWSSASIDKRTGFFVNYAKQLGIANIDKFKSDMGANNVNKKITFDMALGNKAKVSGTPTFVLNGTTVSDKVASSIINGNGSELKKAIDEALK
- a CDS encoding CBS domain-containing protein produces the protein MTTLSLILWFIVLVLMLVVLSIRPQRTRHSWSELNRRGDKSTIRRERLLGDVMALRRVTVGLLLVCLLLLGMAMWQVMGIVVVVGAWLVAGAAARLQLLHSLAMKLYALLEPQLLMFVEKVPLLGQLFRVDKYVPHDQRLESVEHLLQLVDSSGHVLTDDQRDMVRRGVNWHTTAVGSIMVSVKDIMSVKYNELLGPLVLDDLHRSGHNRFPVFRGSIDNIIGILDITDLLEVSATKRSETAEQTMSSDVLRIEFDEPLPAAMALLQKSHRHMLIVVDEGGRTAGLVTLADIAGSLLGKNRG
- the aspS gene encoding aspartate--tRNA ligase, whose amino-acid sequence is MTRTLSTDTTGKIGENIEVSGWVNSRRDHGGLIFVDLRDHTGIVQLVINPESSEAFSLAETIRDEYVVTARGIVKERDDSLKNPHISTGGIEIVVNELRLLNKSEPLPVNVHDDGQQSGEELRLKYRFLDLRRPKMQNLLKERAEYYKALRSYMDENDFTEVTTPILANSSPEGARDFLVPSRVHPGKFYALPQAPQQFKQLLMVGGVSRYYQIATCFRDEDPRADRLYGDFYQLDLEMAFVEDGNGVRSTMEPLITRLVTDFAKKEFVNAEPDGTVKRLSYQDSIETYGSDKPDLRFDMKLVELNDALANTEFGVFKNAEVVKAICVKGGAQLSRSQIDGFTEIAKSEGAGGLAYITYENGEAKSPIAKFLTGDELAAIKDRTGADDGDAVFFGADTRKTVNKVLGRLRSEFADHFGLKDPNKVALAWIVDFPFYERDEKTGKLDFGHNPFSMPKGGLEAIRGDDKESILADQYDMVMNGYEICSGAVRNYAPDVMYEAFAAVGYEKGHVDDRFGAMINAFKYGAPPHAGCAFGIDRIFMVLMGEENIREVVAFPKNGSGVDAMMDSPSVVDAAQLQELSISVNENE
- a CDS encoding YtxH domain-containing protein yields the protein MSKLFKLTIASIAGFAAGILLAPKSGKETRADLKKKADEAKKKAAQKADMLKDAADESKDTLKHGADSASKEAVEFGRSAKATAERIAAEAAELGGEARTRARRVAEEAKKTASTIQKDAKEHLR
- a CDS encoding MBL fold metallo-hydrolase; its protein translation is MKITKFGHACFVVENDNKSLIVDPGEYSSDLVIPDNVIGIVITHEHADHMTAAHLQQIFDKNPETIVMAHPDVAAKLTEFKTKIVNAGDKLTMDNFTLEFVGGKHAIIAESWPTFANLGVMINERLYYPGDSFTVPNKPVEILALPVAAPWLKISETFEFLQTVKPQRAFPTHDAILSDIGKAMVDRMVSMIAKNIDTTYERIDTKPLEA
- the msrA gene encoding peptide-methionine (S)-S-oxide reductase MsrA yields the protein MTTYTLAGGCFWCLDAVYRRIKGVENVVSGYTGGDLPTPTYDQVSLGSTGHAESVEVTFDESIVPGDVILDLFFLIHDPTTLNQQGNDIGTQYRSAMFYADDSQKEAFKSAIERAKKHWNNPIVTEVKPLNMFYPAENYHQDYFNNNPGNGYCSIVIEPKIVKARNAYKQYFKEEEHA
- a CDS encoding A/G-specific adenine glycosylase, with amino-acid sequence MNHDEFQRFIRQQGEERYRDMPWRRDTRPYYVLVSELMLQQTQVDRVIPKFENFIAEFPDEQTLAISPLANVLRLWQGLGYNRRAKFLHESAKRIVELGSFPTDEAGLVALPGVGKNTAGAVMAYAYNQPAIFIETNVRAVYIHHFFSNSELVDDKDIHELLVQTIDQERPREFYWALMDYGSYLKKQGVTPERSRHYKKQSPLKGSVREVRGRIIAELITRDLTFDRLRRIVGDDGRFELALDGLTHDGLVVRNGNQIHLTA